Proteins from a single region of Coregonus clupeaformis isolate EN_2021a chromosome 19, ASM2061545v1, whole genome shotgun sequence:
- the LOC121531261 gene encoding solute carrier organic anion transporter family member 1C1-like → MMKDYNRETSSPEETIIFFRKMEASAKGRWTPDNGPSSPSSSGMQRSSCSSLKMFLAALSFAYFSKALSGSYMKSTITQLERRFDIPSYLIGVIDGSFEIGNLLVIAFVSYFGAKLHRPKIIAIGCVLMSFGTFLIAMPHFILGRYKFQSSIRASMNSTTNFSPCPASSTESTQAGDRASILPSVGCEQESSVSMWIYVFLGNVLRGIGETPVQPLGISYIDDYARSENAALYIGCVQTISIIGPVFGYLLGSLCAKIYVDIGYVDMETITITPGDARWVGAWWLGYLIAGAITLMSAVPFWFLPKSLPMPVDKHDANCTPEQTRFIKDSPSAMEHKFRPEEPANFHQMAKEFVPTLKSLLGSPVYIIYLCVTIIQFNSLIGMVTYKPKYIEQHYGQSASKANFLMGMINIPAVALGMFSGGVVMKKFKLGIMGAAKFAFGTSLLGYFLSLFFFAMGCDNAKVAGITMSYTGVEGLSYQEPSLFSECNSGCLCSGRDWDPVCGENGITYVSPCLAGCTSSTGAGKNTVFGQCRCVALTGAGSQPSNLTASLGHCPIRDSCDRMFPYFLFLSVITSFIISLGGTPGFVLLIRCIKPELKSIALGIHTLATRTLAGIPAPIYFGAIIDTTCLKWGNTKCGGRGACRIYNTTAYRIVYLGLTLGLRTVSFFLCILGFALLRRHVKQEEKMSLTNGNVEMEAESLRKEEINNSTHCDQFVRALDCNPDRETRL, encoded by the exons ATGTTCCTGGCGGCCCTGTCCTTTGCCTACTTCTCTAAGGCCTTGTCTGGGAGTTACATGAAAAGCACGATAACCCAGCTGGAGAGGAGATTTGATATCCCAAGTTATTTGATAGGTGTTATCGACGGGAGCTTTGAAATAG GTAACCTGTTGGTGATAGCCTTTGTGAGTTATTTTGGTGCCAAGCTTCACCGACCCAAGATCATCGCGATCGGATGTGTCCTGATGTCGTTTGGGACGTTCCTCATCGCCATGCCTCATTTTATTTTAGGACG CTATAAGTTCCAATCGTCAATTAGAGCATCCATGAATTCAACTACTAACTTCAGTCCATGTCCGGCAAGCTCAACTGAGTCCACACAGGCAGGTGACAGGGCCTCTATACTGCCGTCTGTAG GCTGTGAGCAAGAGTCCAGTGTGTCTATGTGGATCTATGTGTTCCTGGGTAATGTGTTAAGggggataggagagactcctgTACAGCCGCTGGGAATCTCCTATATAGACGACTATGCCAGGTCCGAGAATGCAGCCCTTTACATTG GCTGTGTCCAGACCATATCAATCATAGGTCCTGTCTTTGGCTACTTACTAGGATCCTTGTGTGCCAAGATATACGTTGACATAGGATACGTGGACATGG AGACTATCACCATCACCCCAGGCGATGCCCGCTGGGTCGGGGCGTGGTGGCTGGGGTACCTCATAGCCGGGGCTATCACCCTCATGTCTGCCGTACCCTTCTGGTTCCTGCCCAAGTCACTGCCCATGCCTGTGGATAAGCACGATGCCAACTGCACCCCAGAACAGACCCGGTTCATCAAGGACTCTCCCTCAGCCATGGAACATAAGTTTAGACCAGAGGAACCGGCCAACTTCCATCAAATGGCTAAAG AATTTGTTCCAACATTGAAGAGCCTACTGGGAAGTCCAGTGTATATAATCTACCTGTGCGTGACCATTATTCAATTCAACTCTCTCATCGGCATGGTAACCTACAAGCCCAAATACATTGAGCAACATTACGGACAGTCGGCATCAAAAGCAAACTTCCTAATGG GCATGATCAACATCCCTGCAGTGGCTCTGGGGATGTTCTCAGGGGGTGTGGTCATGAAGAAGTTCAAGCTGGGCATCATGGGAGCTGCTAAGTTCGCATTCGGGACCTCCCTCCTGGGTTACTTCCTGTCCCTCTTCTTCTTCGCCATGGGCTGTGACAACGCCAAGGTGGCCGGGATAACCATGTCATACACAGG GGTGGAGGGGTTGTCGTACCAGGAGCCATCTCTGTTCTCTGAGTGTAACTCTGGCTGCCTGTGCTCCGGGAGGGACTGGGACCCTGTCTGTGGAGAGAACGGGATCACGTATGTGTCCCCCTGTTTGGCTGGCTGTACATCCTCTACCGGAGCTGGCAAAAACACG gTGTTTGGCCAGTGCAGGTGTGTGGCATTGACAGGGGCAGGTTCTCAGCCCAGTAACCTGACTGCCTCCCTGGGTCACTgtccaatcagagacagctgtgacAGAATGTTCCCCTACTTCCTCTTTCTGTCTGTCATCACTTCCTTCATCATCTCTTTGGGGGGAACGCCAGGCTTCGTACTTCTCATCAG GTGCATTAAGCCTGAATTAAAATCAATTGCTCTTGGAATCCACACGTTGGCCACCCGGACCCTTG CTGGCATCCCTGCACCTATCTACTTCGGAGCCATCATAGACACCACCTGTTTAAAGTGGGGAAACACAAAATGCGGAGGAAGAGGAGCGTGCAGAATCTACAACACGACAGCCTACAG gaTAGTATACCTGGGTCTGACTCTGGGCCTGAGGACTGTCTCTTTCTTCCTGTGTATACTGGGCTTCGCTCTACTCAGGAGGCACGTCAAGCAGGAAGAGAAAATGTCACTGACCAATGGGAATGTAGAGATGGAGGCCGAGTCTCTCAGGAAAGAGGAGATCAACAACTCTACACACTGTGACCAGTTTGTAAGGGCGCTGGACTGTAACCCTGACAGGGAGACACGCCTTTGA